The following are from one region of the Luteimonas sp. MC1572 genome:
- a CDS encoding VirB3 family type IV secretion system protein: MRRDVLFRGCTRPAMFLGVPYVPFFIGAGACLLLAVYVNLLLLVTLPVVVFAMRQMARRDEMVFRMLGLRWRMRTSVRNLGLRDGAWSFAPNRYRSRGASG; encoded by the coding sequence ATGCGTAGGGACGTGCTCTTCCGCGGTTGCACCCGCCCCGCCATGTTCCTGGGCGTCCCATACGTGCCGTTCTTCATCGGCGCCGGGGCATGCCTGCTGCTTGCGGTGTACGTGAACCTGCTTCTTCTCGTCACGCTGCCGGTGGTGGTGTTCGCGATGCGGCAGATGGCGCGCCGCGACGAGATGGTGTTCCGCATGCTGGGGCTGCGCTGGCGCATGCGCACCAGCGTGCGCAACCTTGGACTTCGCGACGGCGCGTGGTCGTTTGCGCCGAACAGATATCGTTCGCGCGGAGCGTCCGGATGA